In one Lysobacter alkalisoli genomic region, the following are encoded:
- a CDS encoding TatD family hydrolase, with protein MQLIDIGANLTHDSFDHDRDAVLQRARAAGVVQMVVTGASREHSPKALALAQAHPRELFATAGVHPHHASEYTAECDAEMRALLAHDEVVAVGECGLDYFRDFSPRPAQRRAFEMQLQIAVDTGKARAAKPLFLHQRDAHDDFVAIMKNFEGRLGPAVVHCFTGTREELFACLDRDWHIGITGWLCDERRGQHLRELVKSIPANRLMIETDAPYLLPRTVRPAPSHRRNEPMYLAHIVEELARDRGEDVEVTAANATATARAFFGLPAA; from the coding sequence ATGCAACTCATCGACATCGGCGCCAACCTGACCCACGACAGCTTCGACCACGACCGCGACGCGGTGCTGCAGCGCGCGCGCGCGGCTGGCGTGGTGCAGATGGTCGTTACCGGCGCCAGCCGCGAGCATTCACCCAAAGCGCTGGCCCTGGCACAGGCACACCCGCGTGAACTGTTCGCGACCGCCGGCGTGCATCCGCACCACGCCAGCGAGTACACCGCCGAATGCGACGCCGAGATGCGCGCACTGCTCGCCCACGATGAAGTGGTTGCGGTCGGCGAATGCGGGCTGGACTACTTCCGCGACTTCTCTCCGCGACCGGCGCAGCGACGCGCGTTCGAGATGCAACTTCAAATCGCGGTCGACACCGGAAAAGCCCGCGCTGCAAAACCACTCTTCCTGCACCAGCGCGACGCGCACGATGACTTCGTCGCGATCATGAAGAATTTCGAGGGCCGGCTCGGCCCCGCGGTCGTGCACTGCTTCACCGGCACCCGAGAGGAGCTGTTCGCCTGCCTCGACCGGGACTGGCACATCGGCATCACCGGCTGGCTGTGCGACGAGCGCCGCGGCCAGCACCTGCGCGAGCTGGTGAAATCGATCCCTGCCAACCGCCTGATGATCGAGACCGACGCCCCCTACCTGCTCCCGCGCACGGTCAGGCCCGCACCCTCACACCGCCGCAACGAACCGATGTACCTGGCCCATATCGTCGAGGAGCTGGCCCGCGACCGCGGCGAGGACGTGGAAGTGACCGCGGCCAATGCCACCGCGACCGCGCGTGCGTTCTTCGGATTGCCGGCGGCCTGA